The Noviherbaspirillum saxi genome includes a window with the following:
- a CDS encoding phosphoethanolamine transferase, with amino-acid sequence MDWDDRSRWVAIGVLTSAVLLWGYGEKFGVSRSTSPDNAGKRSVGLFGFGFPVLPEWALVPFSPEAFARTWPFGIALKAQDFWRERRYLADLADRSAIFRFGARATDAETSPQVVIMVIGESSRYDRWRLNGYHRDTNPLLKQEGNLVSLSNVVTAVSATRLSVPVLVSRKPAHQSLKAGFSERSFLSAFKEAGFKTWWLSNQMSFGKFDTPVSVFAKEADVTQFLNFGGFPGNASHDGILLAALKAALDDPSEKKLVVLHTLGSHWNYSHRYPKEFDKWQPSLYGVENPAYTDISIKIPLNNSYDNSILYTDWFLSKVISNLKATRRRATMMYVSDHGQTLYDGSCRLAFHGHNTQFDFHIPALVWYSDQYLTVHPEKVRQLRKNKNARLTTENVFHSLLDMAEIRYDTEQLDRSVVNRKFRPHKRYVDSYGWTDYDNATFKGDCCEVIGNGKPLAQEK; translated from the coding sequence TTGGACTGGGACGACCGCTCGAGGTGGGTCGCCATAGGCGTGTTGACAAGTGCGGTGCTTTTATGGGGTTACGGCGAAAAATTTGGTGTTTCGCGATCGACCAGCCCAGATAATGCAGGCAAACGGAGTGTAGGGCTGTTTGGCTTCGGATTTCCTGTGTTACCGGAATGGGCGCTTGTCCCATTCAGCCCGGAGGCGTTTGCGCGGACGTGGCCTTTCGGCATCGCATTAAAGGCACAGGACTTCTGGCGCGAGCGACGGTATCTGGCAGATCTCGCGGATAGAAGCGCGATATTCCGGTTCGGAGCGCGCGCGACGGATGCAGAGACGTCACCGCAAGTAGTGATCATGGTGATCGGCGAATCGTCGCGCTACGACCGATGGAGGTTGAACGGTTATCACCGGGACACCAATCCTTTGTTGAAGCAAGAAGGCAATCTGGTCAGTTTGTCGAACGTGGTGACGGCAGTTTCGGCAACCCGCTTGTCGGTACCTGTTCTGGTGTCGCGCAAGCCGGCACATCAAAGCCTGAAGGCCGGGTTTTCGGAACGGTCCTTCCTTAGCGCGTTCAAGGAAGCGGGATTCAAAACGTGGTGGCTATCGAATCAGATGTCATTCGGCAAGTTCGACACACCAGTGTCGGTATTCGCCAAAGAGGCGGATGTTACGCAATTTCTTAACTTTGGTGGTTTCCCGGGCAACGCCAGCCACGACGGCATTCTGCTGGCCGCTTTGAAAGCAGCGCTGGATGATCCATCGGAAAAGAAGCTGGTGGTGCTACATACATTGGGTAGTCATTGGAATTACAGTCATCGATATCCGAAGGAATTCGACAAGTGGCAACCTTCGCTGTATGGCGTTGAGAATCCGGCATATACGGACATATCTATCAAAATCCCGCTAAACAATAGCTATGACAACTCGATTTTGTATACCGATTGGTTTCTGTCGAAAGTCATCAGCAATCTGAAGGCGACACGGCGTCGTGCAACGATGATGTACGTGTCGGATCATGGCCAGACACTGTATGACGGTAGCTGCAGACTGGCATTCCATGGCCACAATACGCAGTTTGATTTTCATATCCCGGCGCTGGTCTGGTATTCCGATCAATATCTGACTGTGCATCCGGAAAAAGTGCGCCAGTTACGGAAAAACAAGAATGCCCGGCTAACGACGGAAAACGTGTTTCATTCGCTGCTTGATATGGCCGAGATTCGCTATGACACTGAACAGCTGGATCGGAGTGTCGTAAATCGGAAGTTCAGGCCGCATAAACGTTATGTAGACAGTTATGGATGGACGGATTATGACAATGCGACGTTCAAGGGAGACTGCTGCGAAGTGATTGGCAACGGAAAGCCGCTAGCCCAGGAAAAATGA
- the rpoB gene encoding DNA-directed RNA polymerase subunit beta: MHYSFTEKKRIRKSFAKRANVHNVPFLLATQLESYTSFLQADKVASQRKNEGLQSAFTSIFPIVSHNGFARLEFLSYVLGDPPFDVKECQQRGLTFASPLRAKVRLVILDKESPTKPVVKEMKEQEVYMGELPLMTTTGSFVINGTERVIVSQLHRSPGVFFEHDRGKTHSSGKLLFSARIIPYRGSWLDFEFDPKDILFFRVDRRRKMPVTILLKAIGMTPEQILANFFVFDNFTIRSDGGEMEFVAERLRGEVARFDIADKSGKVIVAKDKRINAKHVREIDAAGIKHISVPEDYLLGRVLAKNIVDADTGEVIANANDELTEDVLARLREAGVTDIQTLYTNDLDQGAYISQTLRMDDTADQMAARVAIYRMMRPGEPPTEDSVEALFNGLFYSEERYDLSAVGRMKFNRRIGRDELTGAMTLSNEDILAVIKILVELRNGRGEVDDIDHLGNRRVRCVGELAENQFRAGLVRVERAVKERLGQAEADNLMPHDLINSKPISAAIREFFGSSQLSQFMDQTNPLSEITHKRRVSALGPGGLTRERAGFEVRDVHPTHYGRVCPIETPEGPNIGLINSLALYARLNEYGFLETPYRKVDDSGVTNQIDYLSAIEEGRYVIAQANATIDNDGKLSDELVSARQAGETILVSPERVQYMDVAPGQVVSVAASLIPFLEHDDANRALMGANMQRQAVPCLRPEKAFVGTGIERTVAVDSGTTVQALRGGIVDYVDAGRVVIRVNDNEAAAGEVGVDIYNLIKYTRSNQNTNINQRPIVKVGDRVAKHDVIADGASTDLGELALGQNMLVAFMPWNGYNFEDSILISERVVADDRYTSIHIEELSVVARDTKLGAEEITRDISNLAENQLARLDESGIVYIGAEVEAGDTLVGKVTPKGETQLTPEEKLLRAIFGEKASDVKDTSLRVPSGMVGTVIDVQVFTREGIPRDKRAQQIIDDELKRYRLDLNDQLRIVEGDAFQRLEKMLIGKVVNGGPKKLAKGAQITKEYLDDLDKYHWFDIRPAEDDVAAALEAIKESIAEKRHQFDLAFEEKRKKLTQGDELPPGVQKMVKVYLAVKRRLQPGDKMAGRHGNKGVVSRIVPVEDMPYMADGTPADIVLNPLGVPSRMNVGQVLEVHLGWASKGLGLRIGEMLQAQAKAAELRKFLTTIYNESGKSEDLDSFSDEEILSLANNLRYGVPFATPVFDGAHEEEIRRMLDLAYPDDVAKQLGMTPSKNQVTMYDGRTGEAFERTVTVGYMHVLKLHHLVDDKMHARSTGPYSLVTQQPLGGKAQFGGQRFGEMEVWALEAYGASYVLQEMLTVKSDDVTGRTKVYENLVKGDHVIDAGMPESFNVLVKEIRSLGIDIDLERD, translated from the coding sequence ATTTTTCCAATCGTATCGCACAATGGTTTTGCTCGGCTAGAGTTTCTCTCATACGTGTTGGGTGATCCGCCCTTCGACGTAAAAGAGTGTCAACAGCGCGGACTGACGTTCGCATCGCCGCTGCGCGCCAAGGTTCGGCTCGTAATCCTCGACAAGGAATCGCCGACCAAGCCGGTCGTCAAGGAAATGAAAGAACAGGAAGTCTATATGGGCGAATTGCCGCTCATGACGACCACTGGTTCCTTCGTGATCAACGGTACCGAGCGTGTGATCGTTTCTCAGCTGCATCGTTCCCCGGGTGTGTTCTTTGAACACGACCGCGGCAAGACACACTCGTCCGGCAAGCTGTTGTTTTCCGCGCGTATCATTCCTTACCGCGGCTCCTGGCTGGACTTCGAGTTCGATCCGAAAGACATCCTGTTCTTCCGTGTCGACCGTCGCCGCAAGATGCCGGTCACAATCCTGCTCAAAGCCATCGGCATGACGCCGGAACAGATCCTCGCGAACTTCTTCGTGTTTGACAATTTCACCATCCGCTCCGATGGCGGTGAAATGGAATTCGTCGCCGAGCGTCTGCGTGGTGAAGTCGCACGTTTTGACATTGCCGACAAGTCCGGCAAAGTCATCGTCGCCAAGGACAAGCGTATCAATGCCAAGCATGTGCGTGAAATCGACGCTGCGGGCATCAAGCATATTTCGGTACCGGAAGATTATCTGCTCGGCCGCGTGCTGGCGAAGAATATCGTCGATGCAGATACCGGCGAAGTCATTGCCAATGCCAACGACGAACTGACCGAAGACGTGCTGGCCCGCCTGCGCGAAGCGGGCGTGACCGATATCCAGACGCTGTACACCAACGATCTGGATCAGGGCGCCTACATCTCGCAGACGCTGCGCATGGACGATACGGCCGACCAGATGGCCGCCCGCGTAGCGATCTACCGCATGATGCGTCCTGGCGAACCGCCAACCGAAGATTCTGTTGAAGCATTGTTCAACGGCCTGTTCTACAGCGAAGAGCGTTACGACCTGTCGGCTGTCGGCCGCATGAAGTTCAACCGCCGTATCGGCCGTGATGAACTGACTGGCGCGATGACGTTGTCGAATGAAGACATCCTCGCCGTCATCAAGATCCTGGTCGAATTGCGCAATGGCCGTGGTGAAGTCGACGATATCGACCACCTTGGTAATCGTCGTGTGCGTTGCGTCGGCGAACTGGCTGAAAACCAGTTCCGCGCCGGCCTCGTGCGTGTCGAGCGCGCCGTGAAGGAGCGTCTCGGCCAGGCCGAAGCCGATAACCTGATGCCGCATGACTTGATCAATTCCAAGCCGATCTCGGCTGCGATTCGCGAGTTCTTCGGGTCGTCGCAGTTGTCGCAGTTTATGGACCAGACCAACCCGCTGTCGGAAATCACGCACAAGCGCCGCGTCTCCGCGCTCGGCCCGGGCGGTCTGACCCGCGAACGTGCCGGCTTCGAAGTCCGCGACGTGCATCCGACCCACTACGGCCGCGTATGCCCGATCGAAACACCGGAAGGTCCGAACATCGGCCTGATCAATTCGCTCGCGCTGTATGCGCGCCTTAACGAATATGGCTTCCTCGAAACGCCGTACCGCAAGGTCGACGACAGCGGCGTGACGAACCAGATCGACTACCTGTCCGCGATCGAAGAAGGACGCTATGTAATCGCCCAGGCGAACGCGACCATCGACAACGACGGCAAACTGTCCGACGAACTGGTCTCCGCGCGTCAAGCCGGTGAAACCATTCTGGTGTCGCCGGAACGAGTCCAGTACATGGACGTCGCTCCTGGCCAGGTTGTCTCGGTTGCGGCATCGCTGATTCCGTTCCTTGAGCACGATGACGCGAACCGCGCGTTGATGGGGGCCAACATGCAGCGCCAGGCGGTACCTTGCCTGCGCCCGGAAAAAGCATTTGTTGGTACTGGTATCGAACGTACGGTGGCAGTCGACTCCGGAACCACCGTTCAGGCCCTGCGTGGCGGTATCGTTGATTACGTCGATGCTGGCCGTGTCGTGATTCGTGTCAACGATAACGAGGCGGCTGCGGGCGAAGTCGGTGTCGATATCTACAATCTGATCAAGTACACCCGTTCCAACCAGAACACCAACATCAACCAGCGCCCCATCGTGAAGGTGGGCGACCGTGTTGCCAAGCATGATGTGATCGCCGACGGTGCATCGACCGACCTGGGCGAACTCGCCCTTGGTCAAAACATGTTGGTCGCGTTCATGCCGTGGAACGGCTACAACTTCGAAGACTCGATCCTGATCTCGGAGCGCGTGGTGGCGGATGACCGCTACACTTCGATCCACATCGAAGAACTGTCGGTGGTTGCGCGTGACACCAAGCTCGGTGCGGAAGAAATCACCCGCGATATTTCGAACCTGGCGGAAAACCAGCTTGCCCGTCTCGACGAATCCGGCATCGTGTATATCGGTGCGGAAGTCGAAGCCGGCGACACGTTGGTCGGTAAGGTGACACCGAAGGGTGAAACCCAGCTGACGCCGGAAGAAAAACTGCTGCGCGCGATCTTCGGCGAAAAAGCCTCCGATGTGAAAGACACCTCGCTGCGCGTGCCGTCCGGTATGGTTGGCACCGTCATCGACGTACAGGTCTTCACCCGCGAAGGCATCCCGCGCGACAAGCGTGCGCAACAGATCATCGATGATGAACTGAAGCGTTATCGCCTTGACCTGAACGATCAGTTGCGTATCGTCGAAGGCGATGCTTTCCAGCGTCTGGAAAAAATGTTGATCGGCAAGGTTGTCAACGGCGGTCCGAAGAAGCTTGCCAAGGGTGCGCAGATCACCAAGGAATACCTGGACGATCTGGACAAGTACCATTGGTTCGATATCCGTCCGGCCGAAGACGACGTCGCGGCAGCACTCGAAGCGATCAAGGAGTCGATCGCCGAGAAGCGTCACCAGTTCGACCTCGCTTTCGAAGAAAAACGCAAGAAGCTCACGCAGGGCGACGAATTGCCACCGGGCGTGCAAAAGATGGTCAAGGTTTACCTGGCCGTCAAGCGTCGTCTGCAGCCTGGCGACAAGATGGCTGGCCGTCACGGTAACAAGGGTGTGGTTTCGCGCATCGTACCGGTGGAAGACATGCCTTACATGGCAGACGGTACACCGGCCGATATCGTGCTGAACCCGCTGGGCGTTCCGTCACGTATGAACGTCGGTCAGGTGCTCGAGGTTCACCTCGGCTGGGCATCGAAGGGTCTGGGTCTGCGTATCGGTGAAATGCTGCAGGCGCAAGCTAAGGCAGCCGAACTGCGCAAGTTCCTGACCACGATCTACAACGAGTCCGGCAAGTCGGAAGACCTGGATAGCTTCAGCGATGAAGAAATCCTGTCACTGGCCAACAACCTGAGGTACGGCGTGCCATTTGCGACGCCGGTGTTCGACGGTGCGCATGAGGAAGAAATCCGCCGCATGCTCGACCTTGCATATCCGGACGATGTCGCCAAGCAGCTTGGTATGACGCCGTCGAAGAATCAGGTCACCATGTATGACGGCCGCACCGGCGAAGCTTTCGAGCGTACCGTCACCGTCGGCTACATGCACGTGCTGAAACTGCACCACCTGGTCGACGACAAGATGCACGCGCGTTCGACCGGTCCGTACTCGCTCGTTACCCAGCAGCCGCTGGGCGGCAAGGCGCAGTTCGGCGGCCAGCGTTTCGGCGAGATGGAAGTCTGGGCGCTGGAAGCCTACGGCGCGTCGTACGTGTTGCAGGAAATGCTGACAGTGAAGTCCGACGACGTCACCGGCCGGACCAAGGTGTACGAGAACCTGGTCAAGGGCGATCACGTCATTGACGCCGGCATGCCGGAATCCTTCAACGTGCTGGTGAAGGAAATCCGCTCGCTCGGCATCGACATCGATCTGGAACGCGATTAA
- the rpoC gene encoding DNA-directed RNA polymerase subunit beta' has translation MKALLDLFKQVQQSEQFDAIKIGLASPEKIRSWSYGEVKKPETINYRTFKPERDGLFCAKIFGPIKDYECLCGKYKRLKHRGVICEKCGVEVTLAKVRRERMGHIELASPTAHIWFLKSLPSRLGMVLDMTLRDIERVLYFEAYVVTDPGMTPLKKCQIMSEDDYAAKYEEYGDDFTAFMGAEGIRELLRSIDIDRDVETLRQELKDSKSEAKIKKYAKRLKVLEAFQRSGIKPDWMIMEVLPVLPPELRPLVPLDGGRFATSDLNDLYRRVINRNNRLKRLMELRAPEIITRNEKRMLQEAVDSLLDNGRRGKAMTGANKRPLKSLAEMIKGKGGRFRQNLLGKRVDYSGRSVIVVGPQLKLHQCGLPKLMALELFKPFIFNKLELMGLATTIKAAKKLVEIQEPVVWDILEEVIREHPVMLNRAPTLHRLGIQAFEPVLIEGKAIQLHPLVCAAFNADFDGDQMAVHVPLSIEAQMEARTLMLASNNILFPSNGEPSIVPSQDIVLGLYYATREKINGKGEGMMFPDVSEVIRAYDNKEVELTTRITVRITEYPKDAASGEFVKTVKRYETTVGRAILSEILPKGLPFSVLNRALKKKEISKLINTSFRKCGLRATVVFADQLMQSGFRLATRAGISICVDDMLVPPQKHTIIAQAEHEVKQIEQQYASGLVTAGERYNKVVDIWGKAGDEVGKAMMEQLKVEDVTKRDGSKGTQESFNAIYMMADSGARGSAAQIRQLAGMRGLMAKPDGSIIETPITANFREGLNVLQYFISTHGARKGLADTALKTANSGYLTRRLVDVTQDLVVTEDDCGTANGASMKALVEGGEVIEALRDRILGRVAANDVVNPETQATLYEAGTLLDEDSVEEIERLGIDEVKVRTPLTCDTRYGLCAKCYGRDLGRGMMVNSGEAVGVVAAQSIGEPGTQLTMRTFHIGGAASRAAVASSVEAKSNGTVRFTVTMRYVTNGKGEQIVISRSGEVLITDDHGRERERHKVPYGATLLVKDGLTIKAGTALATWDPLTRPIITEYTGTVKFENVEEGVTVAKQIDEVTGLATLVVIDAKRRGPSTKVMRPQVKLLNEKGEEVKIAGTEHAVTIGFQVGALITVKDGQQVSVGEVLARIPTESQKTRDITGGLPRVAELFEARSPKDAGMLAEVTGTVAFGKETKGKQRLEITDMDGNKHEFLITKDKQVLVHDGQVVNKGEMIVDGPADPQDILRLLGIEALARYIVDEVQDVYRLQGVKINDKHIEVIVRQMLRRVQVVNAGDTAYIPGEQVERSELLDENDRVTAEGKLPATYENVLLGITKASLSTDSFISAASFQETTRVLTEAAIMGKKDGLRGLKENVIVGRLIPAGTGLAYHRARKEKESWEAEERTALLQAEETARAAEVEATTEVTTDSGAPDGNEA, from the coding sequence ATGAAAGCACTGCTCGATCTATTCAAGCAAGTTCAGCAAAGCGAACAATTCGACGCGATCAAGATTGGTCTCGCGTCGCCTGAAAAAATCCGTTCCTGGTCCTACGGCGAAGTCAAAAAGCCGGAAACCATCAACTACCGTACCTTCAAGCCGGAGCGCGACGGCCTGTTCTGCGCCAAGATCTTTGGCCCGATCAAGGACTATGAATGCTTGTGCGGCAAGTACAAGCGTCTCAAGCATCGCGGCGTCATCTGTGAAAAGTGCGGCGTTGAAGTCACACTGGCAAAAGTGCGCCGTGAGCGCATGGGCCACATCGAGCTGGCTTCGCCGACCGCGCACATCTGGTTCCTGAAATCGCTGCCGTCGCGTCTGGGCATGGTGCTCGACATGACACTGCGCGATATCGAACGCGTGTTGTACTTCGAAGCGTACGTCGTGACCGATCCCGGCATGACTCCGCTGAAGAAGTGCCAGATCATGTCGGAAGACGATTACGCTGCCAAGTACGAAGAGTACGGCGACGACTTCACCGCATTCATGGGCGCCGAAGGCATCCGTGAACTGCTGCGCTCGATCGACATCGACCGCGATGTGGAGACGCTACGCCAGGAACTAAAGGATTCCAAGTCCGAAGCCAAGATCAAAAAATATGCGAAGCGCCTGAAGGTCCTGGAAGCATTCCAGCGTTCCGGCATCAAGCCGGACTGGATGATCATGGAAGTGTTGCCGGTGCTGCCGCCGGAACTGCGCCCGCTGGTCCCGCTGGATGGCGGCCGCTTTGCGACCTCCGACCTGAACGACCTGTACCGCCGCGTTATCAATCGTAACAACCGTCTGAAGCGGTTGATGGAACTGCGCGCGCCTGAAATCATCACCCGCAATGAAAAGCGGATGCTGCAGGAAGCGGTCGACTCGTTGCTGGATAACGGCCGTCGCGGTAAGGCGATGACTGGCGCCAACAAGCGTCCGTTGAAGTCGCTGGCAGAAATGATCAAAGGTAAAGGCGGTCGTTTCCGTCAAAACCTGCTGGGCAAACGCGTCGACTACTCCGGCCGTTCCGTCATCGTGGTGGGTCCGCAGCTCAAGCTGCATCAGTGCGGTCTGCCCAAACTGATGGCGCTGGAACTGTTCAAGCCCTTCATCTTCAACAAGCTCGAACTGATGGGTCTCGCGACCACCATCAAGGCGGCGAAGAAGCTGGTTGAAATTCAGGAACCTGTAGTTTGGGATATCCTGGAAGAAGTGATCCGCGAACATCCGGTGATGCTGAACCGTGCGCCGACGCTGCACCGTCTGGGCATCCAGGCGTTCGAGCCGGTCTTGATCGAAGGCAAGGCGATCCAGTTGCACCCGCTGGTCTGCGCGGCGTTCAACGCCGACTTCGATGGCGACCAGATGGCTGTCCACGTTCCGCTGTCGATCGAAGCGCAGATGGAAGCCCGCACCTTGATGCTTGCGTCCAACAATATCCTGTTCCCGTCGAACGGCGAACCGTCGATCGTGCCGTCCCAGGATATCGTGCTGGGTCTGTACTACGCCACCCGTGAAAAAATCAACGGCAAGGGCGAAGGCATGATGTTCCCGGACGTATCGGAAGTCATCCGCGCCTACGACAACAAGGAAGTCGAGCTGACCACCCGTATCACGGTCCGTATCACCGAGTATCCGAAGGATGCGGCAAGCGGCGAGTTTGTCAAAACCGTCAAACGTTACGAAACAACGGTCGGCCGCGCGATTCTGTCCGAGATCCTGCCGAAAGGTCTGCCTTTCAGCGTGCTGAACCGTGCGCTGAAGAAGAAGGAAATCTCGAAGCTGATCAACACGTCATTCCGCAAGTGCGGTCTGCGTGCGACGGTAGTGTTTGCCGACCAGCTGATGCAGTCCGGTTTCCGCCTCGCGACCCGCGCCGGTATTTCGATTTGCGTGGACGACATGCTGGTGCCGCCGCAGAAGCACACCATCATCGCCCAGGCCGAACACGAAGTGAAACAGATCGAGCAGCAATACGCTTCCGGTCTGGTCACGGCGGGCGAGCGCTATAACAAGGTGGTTGACATCTGGGGCAAGGCTGGCGACGAAGTCGGCAAGGCCATGATGGAACAACTCAAGGTCGAAGACGTTACCAAGCGCGACGGCAGCAAAGGCACGCAGGAATCGTTCAATGCGATTTACATGATGGCCGACTCCGGCGCCCGGGGTTCCGCCGCCCAGATCCGCCAGCTCGCCGGTATGCGCGGCCTGATGGCAAAGCCGGACGGCTCGATCATTGAAACACCGATTACCGCGAACTTCCGCGAAGGCCTGAACGTTTTGCAGTACTTCATCTCGACCCACGGCGCTCGTAAAGGTCTAGCCGACACCGCGTTGAAGACAGCGAACTCCGGTTACCTGACACGTCGTCTGGTCGACGTGACCCAGGATCTGGTCGTGACCGAAGACGATTGCGGCACAGCCAACGGCGCATCGATGAAGGCGCTGGTTGAAGGCGGTGAAGTGATCGAAGCACTGCGCGACCGTATCCTTGGCCGTGTCGCTGCAAACGATGTGGTCAATCCGGAAACACAGGCGACACTGTACGAAGCCGGTACGCTGCTGGATGAAGATTCGGTTGAAGAGATCGAGCGCCTCGGCATCGACGAAGTCAAAGTTCGCACTCCGCTGACTTGCGACACCCGTTACGGCCTGTGCGCAAAGTGCTACGGTCGCGATCTCGGCCGCGGCATGATGGTCAATTCCGGCGAAGCAGTCGGTGTGGTTGCCGCGCAGTCGATCGGCGAACCGGGTACCCAGCTGACCATGCGTACCTTCCACATCGGTGGTGCGGCGTCGCGTGCGGCGGTTGCGTCCTCGGTGGAAGCGAAGTCGAACGGTACAGTCCGCTTTACCGTGACCATGCGTTACGTAACCAACGGCAAGGGCGAACAGATCGTCATTTCCCGTTCGGGCGAAGTGCTGATCACTGACGACCATGGCCGTGAGCGCGAGCGCCACAAGGTGCCGTACGGCGCGACCCTGCTGGTCAAGGATGGACTGACCATCAAGGCCGGCACTGCGCTGGCAACATGGGATCCGCTGACACGCCCGATCATCACCGAGTACACAGGTACGGTGAAGTTCGAGAACGTCGAAGAGGGCGTAACGGTCGCCAAGCAGATCGACGAAGTGACCGGTCTGGCAACGCTGGTGGTTATCGATGCCAAGCGTCGCGGACCGAGCACCAAGGTCATGCGTCCGCAGGTCAAGCTGCTGAACGAGAAGGGCGAAGAAGTGAAGATCGCCGGTACCGAACACGCAGTGACGATCGGCTTCCAGGTCGGCGCGCTGATCACGGTGAAGGACGGTCAGCAGGTATCGGTGGGTGAAGTGCTTGCGCGTATCCCGACCGAGTCGCAAAAGACACGTGACATTACCGGTGGTCTGCCGCGCGTGGCCGAATTGTTCGAAGCACGTTCACCGAAAGACGCCGGCATGCTGGCGGAAGTTACCGGTACAGTGGCGTTCGGCAAGGAGACCAAGGGCAAGCAGCGTCTGGAAATCACCGACATGGATGGCAACAAGCACGAGTTCCTGATTACCAAGGACAAGCAAGTGCTGGTGCACGATGGCCAGGTGGTGAACAAGGGCGAGATGATCGTGGACGGCCCGGCCGATCCGCAGGATATTCTCCGCTTGCTGGGTATCGAAGCGCTGGCGCGTTACATCGTCGATGAAGTCCAGGACGTGTACCGCTTGCAAGGCGTGAAGATCAACGACAAGCACATTGAAGTGATCGTGCGTCAGATGTTGCGCCGTGTTCAGGTTGTCAATGCAGGCGATACCGCTTACATCCCTGGCGAGCAGGTCGAGCGCTCCGAGTTGCTGGACGAAAACGATCGCGTCACTGCCGAAGGCAAACTGCCGGCCACGTACGAAAACGTACTGCTCGGTATTACCAAGGCATCGCTGTCGACCGACTCCTTCATCTCTGCGGCGTCGTTCCAGGAAACCACGCGCGTGCTTACCGAAGCCGCGATCATGGGCAAGAAGGACGGCCTGCGCGGTCTGAAAGAAAACGTCATCGTTGGCCGCCTGATTCCGGCTGGTACCGGTCTGGCCTACCACCGTGCCCGCAAGGAAAAAGAGTCGTGGGAAGCGGAAGAGCGTACCGCGCTGTTGCAAGCCGAGGAAACGGCCCGTGCAGCCGAAGTGGAAGCAACAACCGAAGTCACGACGGACAGCGGCGCTCCGGACGGCAACGAAGCATAA